The Arachis hypogaea cultivar Tifrunner chromosome 14, arahy.Tifrunner.gnm2.J5K5, whole genome shotgun sequence DNA window TTAAATGAtggtaaaaaatactaaaaattacttCTCCCAAGAGTTTTTCGAACAGAAATTCAGGATTAGATAAATCAGAGTGGTTTCAACTCTATGGAAGTCAAAATTTGATTTTGGTGTAGCTTAGCTGCTTTTTATACTATATACTTTGGTTATATGCAAATTAGTGATTTATTTAACAAAATAGTTGGGGAATTCTATTGTAAGATCCAAACTGTTCAAAGGGGCTATGGATGAAGTAGTAGAAAAGTTCTTTGAATACCTAACTTATCATCCTTAGATTATGATGTGGTCACATTCTAATCCCCAAAAACTTACTGCAGAACTGCAGATACAGTAGGATCATGGCTGCAGCGCATAGCAGCAACGCTGAAAAGAAGATTGTGAGAGTTGACATTAGCTCTGATACTGTATGCCCATGGTGCTTTGTTGGCAAAAAGAATCTAGACAAAGCCATAGCCGCATCTAACGAGAAATACAACTTTGAGGTATAAGACTCTACCTCTGCGTGTGTGCGCGCGAGCGTGTCTGGTGCATGCTTGTATCAAGGGAATGTCTTTGGATTGTCTTTGTTAGTTTATTGTTTTTCACACTTTTACTGGATGTGCAGCTAAGATGGCATCCCTTTCAACTTGATTCTAATGCCCCTAAAGAAGGCATTGACAAGAAGGAGTATTACATAAGAAAGTTTGGATCACGATCTGAACAGATGGCGGCACGGATGTCAGAGGTTTTTACTTTGTTAATCACCCTTTGAACCAAATTTCTTATAGTTGTTCAAATTGTTTATAATTCATCTGATCATAAAGTTTTTGATAAAAAACCATTGTGCCAATTTCGGTATTTGGCAGGTCTTCAGGAATGTTGGTCTAGAATATAGCATGTCTGGACTCACGTAAGATTAAGATACAATGCATCAATGGATAAAATACAAGAGCTGACTCTTTCTCTTTCGCCATTAGTCATTAGATTAGATACGAGAATAAATCAAACGGGTCTCACCCCTCATTCAATGGTGAAGGGTATTGAGTCAGCTCAAAGTACAAAGAAGAATAAGTATATCTAACATTCTTAATTCATCAGTGAGGTTTAAGAACTAATAACATTATCATAACTTTTCACAGGGGAAACACTATGGACAGCCACAGGCTTATATATTTTGCAGGACAACAGGGTCTTGACAAGCAACATGCTCTTGTGGAAGAACTTTGCCTTGGCTATTTCACTCAAGGAAAATACATTGGTGACCAGTAAGTGTATTTTTGTTGTGAGATCAATTAAGTCACAAAAGCTAATGTTTGATAGTATGTGTTTAAGTGTTGATCTATTTTGTTGCGAGCTCAATTCACATAAGCTAATGGAACTTTGTCTATATAGCTTAAGCCATTGTAGATTCCTTAAGAACTAGTACTGCTTCAAAGGGTTGTCCATCAGTATGAATTTCATACTTAATCTGTTTTGCATTAGAGTGATCCTGAATACCCTTAATACTATATGGATGCAGGAACTTTCTTCTGGAATGTgctgcaaaggttggtgtagaagGTGCAGAAGACTTTCTTAAGAATCCCAACAATGGATTGGAGGAGGTAACCTTTCTATAATCAAACTCACTCATGCTTGATTTAGATTCAGGGTATTGCCAAAATATATTCCATTTATGATACTTTGGTTATTAGGTGTTCGAGGTTCTAACTTCCAAATGCTTAATGTGCCTTATTTTTGTTAAAACATTAAAAAACTTAAGGCCTTGTTCcagttttcatttcattgtattatgtttttaggattttatgaaaaagaaaaaggtgaAAACCATGAATATGATACTATTATGTTTTTTGTTTCCATCTTTTTCCTTCACAAGTTCCTAAAATAGGACACAGAAACCAAACACACCCTTAAGTCTTGCAACTGTTTTAGATTGTACATTCTTGTAGTTTTCATGAACGACTTTGCAATTTATACAAGATTTCTTGGCAACTGATCTTGCTTTCTATTCCATGTCTCTACATAGGTTGAGGATGAACTCAGAACATACTCAAGTAACATTGGAGGAGTTCCATATTATGTGGTGAGTGTATAGAAATCCAAGTCAGTTTGTTAAGATTTCAAAGGGTCATCACTCATCATTCTCATCGTCGCCACTTTCGAGCAAATTAACTCATTTGAATCATATTTTGCAGATTAATGGGAATCACAAGCTGAGTGGTGCTCAACCCCCTGAGGTCTTTCTGAGAGCTTTTGAAGTTGCTACAAGTTAAACTTCTCAGTTATGAACTTTCCCATTTTGTCATACACAACCTTGTTCTTGCAAATAATATGTTGCTCTGTAACATGCGATCTATACTCCACTGTACCAAATATGAAAACATTCCATCTTATCTCTTCTCCATTGTAAATCATTCCTTACAAGTTACAACTATTAATAATAAAGTGAATGATCATGTCTTTGCTGGTATGTAATTGAATGCACACCATACTTGTGAGTTGTGCATACACCAAAAGTTGTCACTAACATGTTTGGGTTTATTGCTTAAATTTTACATTAACTTTTCAGTCAAGAAGTTTCCCCTGCAGCATTTTGATGATGCAGTACTTTTTTTTTACTACAAAAAGGTGTCATTTAAACTCGTCTTCTTTTAATTAACAGGGTTTTTTACCATCTGAATTAAACACATATAAGTTAATGGTTATTGACATTTTTAAGTTATGGTTGAATTCATTCAATTTACAACTAATGATGTTCTGAGTTGTTAACCTTAAAATAAAAAGGTACAGTTACTAAGAAATACTGCAGTTTTCATTCAATTTGCAAGAAACAAAGGATATTTTTAAGTAAGGCACTTCATTAAGGTTACATTGTCCTTGGCTAGAGGTGTTTCCCATTTTGTCTTTGCATAATATGTATCTAACTTGGGTGCACATGTTTTCATCTTTGCTTATATTGCATGTATAACAACTATACAAGTATTTGAAGAATATGATTATTGCTCCTTTGGTTTGTAATTTGGAAGGCACAAAAGTACAATCGTAATTGAAAAGTAAGCTATTAATTCGTTgtttaagaaaatatttgaacTGAAACTACTGGCACctgaagtttgtttatttgaaatttctttcttttttttggggGAGACAGGATTTGAAATTTCTATTAAGAATGCATTAGCTTACATGATCATGAACTTTTGCtttcaaatttgttttaattCATCCAAACCAAGTAGCAATTGTTACTAGTTTAATTTACTCATTCACCAGAGGTAAAAAATGGGTAGAAGTTTTATGGATAAACTCCATGTATAGCCATCAAACTTATCCCTAAAATTTGCAGAGTTCATTTTATCTGCAAGATGCATCATTGGTCAAATGTAAAATTGCAAGAGCACTAGGatcaaattaaaagagaagaaagaaattcTTGAAAGGAGAAACTGTTGAAACCATGAGAAAGTTTTCATCTAAAATTGCCTTATCCTGTTTCCTCATAATAAGTTTTGGCAATAGAAACATGGATGATATTGAACTCAAAATAATGGTTAAGCAAACTCGTATATATACTTATGTACATGACAAGgcttaatctgaagtattcacaATGTCTATAATTTGTATTTGTATCTTTGCTTTCCTTTGTTGCTGGCTTCATCTACGACACAACTTTTAACTCAAGATTACGTCGTTTCATCAAATACCATCACCTACACATgtcaacaaaaacaaataaaaagtataACAGACAACTCCAATTTCAACTgtaaaataaatatgattaaactGCAAGATATCATTTATTGTGGTATAGTTTTAAATGATTGtgtgtaaagtgcaagaaattattAGCACGAAGCTGCTCAAAAGCACAAGCATGCAATATCACACATAAaacacaatttaaatgcaaactGAGTGGAAGTCAAGTCAGAGAGAGCTTACAGGCACTCAGTTCTGAATGCTTCAACCTACCTCGAATTTCAACTCTCACAAACCACTCCAACAGaataatacttttaataataataaatgtttagcaaatctaaaaattgaaaaaattgaagCAATTTCCATGGAGGAAAAGATTACAAGATCTAGAGGATAAGGCCACTATAGGCCAAAGAGAGGCCATACTAAAAAGGGTTGATCACACGAAGGATAGTATAAACAGAGGTACAGGAAGAACAAACAAATTCAAGTAGAATGAAGACCTTGGTCAAAATGGACTTTCTGGAATTTTGGATATTGATAGAACACAATGACATTACTTGGTTCATGTAATTAATCCAATCTAAACAAGAAATACCTTCTGTTGTAGTAGTTATTATTTATCAATCCtggtgaaaataaatttttaccaCAAATGTTTGACAGTGTAGAAGTATAGCTATGGACT harbors:
- the LOC112744636 gene encoding uncharacterized protein produces the protein MAAAHSSNAEKKIVRVDISSDTVCPWCFVGKKNLDKAIAASNEKYNFELRWHPFQLDSNAPKEGIDKKEYYIRKFGSRSEQMAARMSEVFRNVGLEYSMSGLTGNTMDSHRLIYFAGQQGLDKQHALVEELCLGYFTQGKYIGDQNFLLECAAKVGVEGAEDFLKNPNNGLEEVEDELRTYSSNIGGVPYYVINGNHKLSGAQPPEVFLRAFEVATS